The genomic segment GGAATCAAAATTTGTAATTACATTTGTAAACTCGTTTTTATCCATATAAAAATTTTTTTGCTTAATAGTATTATGAGATTCATCAAAGAAAAATTCAATTTCAGATTCTTCCCATTTTCTATTTCTTAAAATATTATATTTAGTAATTAATTCTTTTTCTAGTAATTCTTTACAACATCTTTCTAAAGTTTTAACAGTACGACTAATTGTTGTTTTATTAAATTTTAATGGAATTCTTTTTATCAAATAAACAGATGGTATTTTTAAATATAAATTTTGAAATCTTAATTTATTTATAAGCATATAAATAGTTCTTGTAGTTGAATTTTCTATTCCTAAAAGGGTATTTGAATCATAAACTAAATAACCTTTTCTTATAATATTATCATAAAAATATTTAGAAATTGTTATTTCATAAATCTCTTTTATTCTATTGTCATTATATAATTCTTTTCTTAACTGTTGATTATTATTTAATGTTATAGTTCTAATTGTCATTATATTAGTATTAACTATGTCCTCAATATTTTTCTTTATTTTACTAAAATATAAGGTATTTTTAAAAACATAAGAAGTTTCTGCAAGTCTAGTTATCGATTGCTTTATTCTTTTATAATAAGCTTTATTTGTTAATCCGAATTCATCCAATATTTCTGTAGCTGATACATAGAATGTTTGTTGAAATCCCCTCTTTTTCATAATTTTTAAAAGAGCAATAAATACTCTTTCTTCAAAATCACCTGGAATATAATCACCTGAAATTGGTTTAACCATTATATAAACATTTTTATCGTTATTAAAAAAGTATTTAATACTTTGATTTACTTTTCTATGATTATTTTTACTAAACAATGGATATTCTATTAAATTCATATCCATTCTTATTAAAGATGGATTTTCTATATTTAATTCTTCTACAGATAAATTTTCTTCTAGAGTCTCTGCAGGCTCACTGCTATCTATTTCTTCCCAATCAAAAATTTCATCTTTTATCAGATCATCAGACATTTGAATCCTCCATCTTTAAACGTTATCGTATACTTTCCGTTAAATTTTAACATTTTTAAAAACAAAACACAAGATTTAAAGTATACAGTAATGTTTAAACTTATAGTTTTTTATCATGGTATACGACAATGTTTAAACTAGTATACGACAATGTTTAAACTAGTATACAATAACGTATAGGAATAGTATACAATAACGTATAGGAATAGTATACAATAACGTATAGGTTTTTTTGCCTAAAAAAGTGCTTCAAAGTATTATTAAATAAGCTTTTGCTTAGGGTGACTTTTTTTGCCCTAACAATATAACAATATAACAATATAAACTAACTAACAATATAGAGATAAAAAAAAGACTCTCTATACAAAGAGAATCTTAATATTGTTGATTAGGAATAGATTGATATTGATACTTATAATTAGGATTATATTGTAAAGGTGCTTGATTATAATAAACAGGTTTATTTTCTTGTTTAATAGTACTTGTTTGATCTTGTATAGCACCGACAATAGCTCCTACAGCAGCACCAGCACCAGCACCTATCAATGTAGCCTCACTATTACCACCTATAGCTTGTCCTAAGAGAGCACCTGTACCTGCACCTACCCCTGTTGATCCAATCGTGTTAGAACCAACATTAGAGCATCCAGATAATAAACTAATAAAAATACATCCACATAAAAAATATTTTAATTTCATACACATCACTCCAATATAAAAATTAATAAAGATTTTAGTAAAGTATACACCAATGTATAAAATTTTTCCATAGTATACAGAAAAGATGAAAAAAAGGATTATATTAAATATAACCCTTTAAAATTCAAATATTTCAACAGACTTATCCAGAATACCAGTTAAATAAGATAGTACAATTCCATAATTAGTAATCGGAATATGATTATTTTTACTAATTTTAATCCGTGATTCCATTAATTTCTTATTTATCATACAGGCTCCACAATGAATAATTAAAGAATATTCAGACAAATCTTCTGGAAAATCTTTTCCCATTTTAAATTCAAAAATAATCTGCTTTGACGTATACTTTTTTATTAAATTAGGAATTTTAACTCTACCAATATCTTCATGTGAAGTA from the Cetobacterium ceti genome contains:
- a CDS encoding replication initiator protein A codes for the protein MSDDLIKDEIFDWEEIDSSEPAETLEENLSVEELNIENPSLIRMDMNLIEYPLFSKNNHRKVNQSIKYFFNNDKNVYIMVKPISGDYIPGDFEERVFIALLKIMKKRGFQQTFYVSATEILDEFGLTNKAYYKRIKQSITRLAETSYVFKNTLYFSKIKKNIEDIVNTNIMTIRTITLNNNQQLRKELYNDNRIKEIYEITISKYFYDNIIRKGYLVYDSNTLLGIENSTTRTIYMLINKLRFQNLYLKIPSVYLIKRIPLKFNKTTISRTVKTLERCCKELLEKELITKYNILRNRKWEESEIEFFFDESHNTIKQKNFYMDKNEFTNVITNFDSSLLISHTEEESVSPLIEVKKEIENNNPTEEMVSKILNKMPIKALELKTLPKAIKDSIKTYGFEHVELVAEYMKLHKVSNIRSYFVQALEKGWADDYVAKQKELKNKIKTVNYQQTLILEEVNQEVEEKNKIKEKYFSLTNEEKSMIEKLAYKDYIEQCGSEGIIQKKAFNLGKEGIIVEFLIKSKYLENNKKVEEKIEIIEKIDYLANEERNFETFSGFKFRIFELLEGKIIVTSLKRILDFLNLEHEFHSTVENYILELKYVENSKSKIIIREK
- a CDS encoding YMGG-like glycine zipper-containing protein translates to MCMKLKYFLCGCIFISLLSGCSNVGSNTIGSTGVGAGTGALLGQAIGGNSEATLIGAGAGAAVGAIVGAIQDQTSTIKQENKPVYYNQAPLQYNPNYKYQYQSIPNQQY